A window of Mixophyes fleayi isolate aMixFle1 chromosome 10, aMixFle1.hap1, whole genome shotgun sequence contains these coding sequences:
- the EXOSC6 gene encoding exosome complex component MTR3 codes for MPGDSRRVRGPDESQSPLLYATTAEPPAGRTGRGPGEPRAVYVRAGLLSQAAGSAYLEAGGTKVLCSVSGPRERGAESRLVCELRWAPFSRARASPGLSPRQAGILLQESLEPAVRLERYPRAELAVWALVLEDRGSALPAAVSCAALALADAGIEMYDLVVGSGLSRAGERLLLDPSDAEEEDGATMSLSLMPALNQVSGLLCSGEWEGESSVEAVRMCMEGCQRLYPVLQQSLLKATKRKIPEPPSESS; via the exons ATGCCGGGTGACAGTCGCCGTGTGCGGGGCCCGGACGAGTCTCAGTCCCCCCTCCTATACGCTACTACCGCGGAGCCCCCGGCGGGGAGGACAGGGCGCGGTCCCGGGGAGCCTCGGGCGGTCTATGTCCGGGCCGGTCTCCTCAGCCAGGCGGCGGGCTCTGCCTACCTGGAGGCCGGGGGCACCAAGGTGCTGTGCTCGGTGTCCGGGCCCCGGGAGCGCGGGGCTGAGAGCCGGCTGGTGTGTGAGCTGCGCTGGGCTCCCTTCTCCCGGGCCCGGGCCTCCCCCGGTCTCTCCCCCCGCCAGGCCGGGATCCTCCTGCAGGAGAGCCTGGAGCCGGCCGTGCGGCTGGAGCGGTATCCCCGGGCGGAGCTGGCGGTGTGGGCGCTGGTGCTGGAGGATCGGGGCTCCGCGCTCCCGGCCGCGGTCTCCTGCGCAGCGCTGGCCCTGGCGGATGCCGGCATCGAGATGTATGACCTGGTGGTGGGGAGCGGCCTGAGCCGGGCGGGGGAGCGGCTGCTGCTGGACCCCAGCGACGCGGAGGAGGAGGACGGGGCGACCATGAGCCTGAGCCTGATGCCGGCCCTCAACCAG GTTTCCGGACTCCTCTGCAGCGGggaatgggaaggagagagctCAGTAGAAGCCGTCCGTATGTGTATGGAGGGGTGTCAGAGACTGTACCCGGTGCTGCAGCAGAGTCTACTGAAAGCCACCAAGCGGAAGATCCCTGAGCCGCCGTCTGAATCCAGCTAA